AAAATCCGACAACCCTAGCCTTGATTTGATAGTAAAGAAAGAAGAGGATTGAAcgtcgtttttgtttttcttttgtgaaAGGTTTAGAAATTAAAGTGAAAGTAAAAGTGAAGGAAATGTCGATAGAAATTTAAATACCTCTCCCCGTTTTACTATTAAACTCGGCCGAAAAACCGTAAAacacgacttactcgatcgagtaactaacgtactagATCGAGGACCGCCTGCTTGATCGAGTAACTACAAAGCAGAACGTACTCCAGAGTACGTCAaagacttactcgacagagtaagtcctactcgatagagtacccaccaactcaaatatctgaggtattacagtcttcccttcttaaaaatgaacttcgtcctctaAGTTCaagccaacaacaacaacaacaacaacaacattagagccttaatcccaaaatgatttggtgtcggctgacatgaatcatcctttagaaccatacttgggtgaacgcacacctcaaaatacgaatagaaaagggaaaaatgaaaaacaaaagggagagcgaaaaagtaatacaaagtcaaggtaaacttacaggttttaaaatcgaattccggatttcttttataaaaacttaaaatttaaatcaagAGAAAAGATTAAAAGGATTTTGAAAagcgaaatagagttaaggatccggaatgcctaaaaagtaaaccaagtaaaatatataagaaagtggttggtaaaaaaggtgtaataaaggagagaagaacaaataaatttactataatgaaaaaaaaaataaaacttaCTATACTCAACTATAACGCCACGACACAACTACAACTCAAGACAAAGCTTAAAACACAACTTAACAacccaaaacatacactaaacctTACCAAAACTGACTAAACATCGCACCAAAAGCTTATGTGATCATCTCCTACCTTATTAAAGAAACAtggttatgtccccgtaaccgcacatacctgataaaaaaagaCGGATAGTGCTCCTTGATAGCTTCTTCCGCCTCCTAAGTTGCTTCCTCAATGTTGTGATTGGACCACAACACCTTTAGCAACACTGTCTCCCCAGTTCTAGTCTTGTGAACCTTGCGATATAGAACCTCTTTTGGCACTTCCAGAGAAGACAAAGATTCATTCAACTCAATGGTCTCAACCTCTAGCACATGAGAAGGGTCACTCACGTACCtccggagttgagacacatgaaataCATTGTGTaacgatccaaagctggtggcaaagctaaccgataagcaacctctcccacactaTCCAAAATCTTATAAGGGCCaatgaacttctgacttagcttctCTTCCTTACCGAATCACATCaccccacgcataggtgacaccTTCAAAAAAACCTTATCCCCAACTTGGAACTCAATGCCCCGATGATGcaaatccgcataactcttttgtcgatcctgggctgccttcATGTTTTATCAAATCAACCTCACTTGATCAACCATGTCttgcaccatctgtggtcctcATACTACTGCCTCTGCGTTATCATCTGAGCAAATTAGACTCCTACACCACCTCCCATACAacgcctcaaacggagccatcccaatactcatATGGTAGCTGtggttgtaagaaaactcaatcagatcccaTCTATCttcccaaactccatcacacaagccctaAACATGTCCTCTATAGTCTTTATAGTTCTCTCCGTCTTCCCATCTTTcgtaggatgaaatgcagtactcatcttcaaattagtccccatcaattcctacaactcttgccaaaacctaGAAATGAATCTCACATCTAGAACGGACACAATGTCCTTCGGCACCTTATGTAACCTCACTACATTATTCTTGTATCCATTCGCCAACTGAACCTTACTCCACGTATTTTTCatgggaataaaatgagctgacttggtcaatcgaTCAACGATCACCTAAATCCCTGAGTCCTCGGTAATcctacaatgaaatccatggagatagaaTCCCATTTCCACCCAAGTACCTCTagagaccgaatcttaccttgcggtcttcgctgctcccctttgactctctggaaagtcaaacatcgagccataAACTCAGCTCTcccttttcatcccaggccaccaaaatattttcttaagatcCTTATAAAGCTTTTCACCACCTGGATGCATTGAAtacggagtgcaatgagcctccgtcatgattatctttttcatcTCCTCATCCTTAagcacacaccatctcccatcaaaccaaACACTCCCATCATAATGAATAGAGAACCAAGACACTGTCCttttctctactccagccctcCACTCCTGAATTTTATAATCAAGAGTTTGTTTCCTGtgaatatcatcataaatatTTGGTTCCACTGTCAAATCTTCCGTAGCATCTCCTTTCTGGGTCACATGTATCCCTATCTTGGTCACTTCATCTTTTAACCTCACTAGTGAAATAACCTTGCATAGAGTATGCACACTCTTCTTACTCAACGTATCAGCCACAACAttcgccttcccttcatggtagataatatccatgtcatagtctccAATGAACTCCATCCATTTTCTCTGTCGCATGTTCAACTcattttgagtaaagatgtactttaaaatttcatgatcagaaaacaccttaaaggtcgccccatatagatagtgtctccaaatctttaaacaaaaacaactgcacccaactcaagATCATGCGTCGGATAGTTGTCCTCATAAGACTTCAGCtgtctagaagcataggcaatgactttcccgctctgcatcaacacacaacctaacccattctttgaagcatctgtatgcacctcaaaattctcactcccttcaggtaaagccAAGACTGGAGCTGTAGTCAAACACTCCTTTACtgtttggaatgccgtctcacaactttcatcccaacttTCATCCCTCGTCCATCAACTCATTCAACTATTTCTTTAACTCCTCCAACTCCCTAGGACCCATGCGGTAAGAGGCCTTAGAGATttgtcccgtccctggtttcaactccacattgaagtcgatatctctcttTGGCGGTAACCCCGATATCTCATCCGGAAAAACATCttgaaactctcccaccactggtatctcggcTGCTGTCGGCTCTACCatgcgagtatctttcacatggCAAAGTATCATAGAACACACCTTCCTCaagtaagacttcaatgtcaccactgtaatcactttgactttcggtttgacaacaaacccacgataagacacactagccCCCTTAGGACCTCGTAAAGACACTTTCAgttggtgacagtctattctagctttATACTTACTCAAACAGTCcgtcccgactatcatctcaaacccatccatagaaaATTCTAACAAGTCAACTGGAAGATCAGCTTGCCCAATAACCATGGACACCTTTTTATACAGTTTCCCACCTGACACTGACTCCccagacggtataaaaacttcataTTTTAATGACACAGACTTTCCCAAACCCATAAAATTAGCATGACTTGACGATACAAAAGTGTGTgaagcccctgaatcaaacaaaacaaaagtaggAACGttattaacaagaaatgtaccggtgatcgcgtgagcatcatcctccgcatcttgcttatccatcatgaaaagTTTACCACTTCTCTTCTGGCCCCCCCCTTGTACCGTACTAGCTGATTTAGTAGGCTTGGCAGCTGACACCTGATTGGTATTAGCCGCTGGTCGCTGATAAGAATTACCACCATTGCGGTTGAAACCACCATTGTTATTACTCCGCCCATTTTGGTTATTCCACGACCCAGCTGGCCGATTGGTAGCATAACTCTGTGTCAGTCCCTAAGAAACGTTCCCCTGAGACTATCTCTGAAATCCTCTCCCAActgcactagtacactcatgcctcttgtggccaaCTCCGCCAAAGTTAAAACATGCGATACTCCAGCTGCTGCTACTACCGCGACCACGTCCGTAAGAATATCCTCCACTGAAACCCGACCCAGATGAATAGGCCTTTGTCTGTGATGTGACTCGTATCTACAcaaatttagtcccctaactaacctcgttcctatgctttattgGATGTATTAGGGTAGTTTCTGTCTTcagcttcctactttgcatattctatgatgttttgtgcccttggtagggAAGGAGTGCTAGCCTTGCGcgtatggagcaaaatggagctaaattgatcgcatccaatgaccaagcatcaaagagaagaccgatactaaaggcctaagttgaTAGAACAAGTAAACGGGCAATGAAGAAGGATCCCCATggctcctcaatgatccccacggatcatgGGCCAGCCAATTGAAGAAGAAGCCAAGATGACCTTAGGGACGGGCGTCCCAAGCACGGTCCGAGCGTCATAAAGGGAAGGACGGGCGTCCCCAAGACTTAGTCCGAGCGTCCCAAAAAGCAGGTTGGGCATTTTTCTTCACAGCATGGGCGTCCATCGGGAGAGGGTCGAGCGTCCCAAGttgggacttgcaaggcgttggaCTTCACTTaagggacttaatcatcatttaagcccttagttaacctaatacttgtacttagtataaatactcccttgtaAGAGGAGATTAGCATCAAGTCATTAGAGTAGCTTAGACATCAGTTAGCTTAATTATATATTAAttcttccttaattattgttcaagaactctagatctagttgggtaatttcaagattattttgggattattggagaattgacaactcttcatcatcaatcaagttttcttctattattctttgcattctaTTTTGATCACCCTAAGTTGGTACCAATTccttactctttacttaatctttatttattgttttactctttcatcatgtttaggcttgttaatatgattgacaccattgttaacatgtccaccatgataatgagtgagtagttacttaactaggattaatggggggattaggggagttaaccatggggtagatctttacttaataagttcatatgattgcttgcttgttgtagtttcaacttatgcacatgttatgcttgatgaaatacttgattgacaacctagcatgaatctcttatcctttcaacaagacttgtaagacataaactaactcaaggctggttagaccatgcatatagttgaatagggagaaataagtcgacttgtaggtgtcgtaaagtcttgaccgactcggctctgaGACCCAAAACTTcataggaattgtaagatataaactaactcgattccactacaacaataaattgcttgcatctatgaaacttgtttgtgTGATCTCACCATAATTCCCTTAAGAACCCATGACACCCGAGTGCCTTTTATCAAATGTTTACACTGCCATTTACTTATCTTGCTTTGTTCTCCACTTGTTTACTTTTACTTTGTCTAGTAGTCTAGATCTAGATAACCATCTCAAACCAAACGGAATTGTGACTTTAtgacataactacttgcaatcgatagcttaatccaatacccgtcccatgtgatccgacctttacttaccactctactaagggtagtttgttgagactataaatattgtttgag
The Silene latifolia isolate original U9 population chromosome 11, ASM4854445v1, whole genome shotgun sequence genome window above contains:
- the LOC141614394 gene encoding uncharacterized protein LOC141614394, producing MRQRKWMEFIGDYDMDIIYHEGKANVVADTLSKKSVHTLCKVISLVRLKDEVTKIGIHVTQKGDATEDLTVEPNIYDDIHRKQTLDYKIQEWRAGVEKRTVSWFSIHYDGSVWFDGRWCVLKDEEMKKIIMTEAHCTPYSMHPGGEKLYKDLKKIFWWPGMKRES